The following proteins are co-located in the Castanea sativa cultivar Marrone di Chiusa Pesio chromosome 8, ASM4071231v1 genome:
- the LOC142605844 gene encoding uncharacterized protein LOC142605844, translating to MKKYLNKVKQLVQKFKEASFVQLPREENMEVDALARVAFAGGIMDECDKIQYIPSIDLLEIQQIGEGENWMSPIIVYLKHERLLEDKDEARKLRVRTTKYVLIDEVLYKRGSSQPYLRCLASDELNYVLRKVHEGACGNHLGVRLLVYKVIRAGYYCPTIQADAKAYVKVFDQCQRFSNVPRQPSEY from the coding sequence atgaagaaatatctcAACAAAGTGAAGCAGCTCGTCCAGAAGTTTAAAGAAGccagttttgttcaactcccgaGGGAGGAAAACATGGAAGTGGATGCCTTGGCGAGAGTAGCTTTTGCAGGAGGAATTATGGACGAGTGTGACAAAATCCAATACATACCGAGCATAGACCTTCTAGAAATACAGCAAATAGGAgagggagaaaattggatgagtccaattaTAGTCTATCTCAAGCACGAaaggcttctagaagacaaGGACGAGGCTAGAAAGTTGAGAGTCAGGACtaccaagtacgtcctcatagACGAAGTACTATACAAACGAGGCTCCTCTCAGCCTTACTTAAGGTGCCTAGCTTCGGACGAGTTAAATTATGTATTAAGGAAAgtccatgaaggagcatgtgggaaTCACTTGGGAGTGAGGTTGCTAGTCTATAAGGTTAtccgtgcaggctactactgTCCAACTATtcaagcagatgctaaggcttatgtcaaggtgtTTGACCAGTGTCAACGCTTTAGCAACGTTCCTAGACAGCCCTCAGAGTActag